The following is a genomic window from Bacillus paramycoides.
CCATTCTTTCCATTACTAGCAAACCTCCATTAATAAAAGTACTAAAAGTTCTAATCATTCTAATTAGAACTTTTAGTACTTCGCTGTAAAAAATAACAAAAATACTTAATTGCAAGAGCCGCTTACAACTGTTGTAAGTACAACACAGTCACTTGAATTTAAGCCTTCAAATAACTTTTCAGGAGTCATTAATAAAATTCTTTCTTTAACTTTTGGATCAGTGATATTGAGTTCACTTATAATTTTTTCAGGTTCATGAGCTAATTTTGTGAAAAATTCTTTATCAGTTTTAGCTTTGTGTAACATCATTTCATAAACCTCTTTTTTTGTTTGAGAGCTATCGTTCATTGAATATTCCTCCTTTATTTTCATGCTAATATTATTTTCTTTTAAAAAAAATTTATACTTATTAGTTATCAATTAATAGAGAGAACCTTTTAACTTTGGAGTAATCCTATTAAATTTGATAATCATGGTGATTATTTAGTTAATTCTGTATATTTAATTGTAATGTTGTAAGTTCATTTATGTATAAAAAAATATATGTAACTGCTGAATAGGATTTAGATACTTCTATTTTTAAAATTTAAAATGTGAGGTGTATGAAATCATTTAGGAGGATCCATTATCTCAATATGTATGTTCTTCTTTAATAGCTAGTTGAGTGTTTTCACATAAATATCTACACCTTTTATGGCTTACAATCTTAATGTTCGGAGTTGAATTTTAGCAATATTGAAAGGGGTATACTGCTTATATTAATGGGTATAATAACAACCTACATAACGGAGCAAATACTAGTTATAAGTTTTTAAGCAGATGAAATGTGAGAAGAAAAAGAAAGTCGGATAAATCTTGTTAGAGAACAGTATTTGATTTTTATATTTTTACAGAAAAAACTTAAAGAATCGGATGTGAATTAGTATATATATTTTTGTATTTAATTATAATAAAGTTTTGATTTTTATGAACATTTCGGGTTAAGTAAAAAGCAGTATGTTTAGTGATATTTAAGTAAATGATAATGGAATTACTGAAGGTGATGTATTAGGCTTGACAGTACTAATTGAGCATGTCATCAACCTCTATTACAAGTAATGAAGTTGATGACATGCTCAATGGTGAAAATTATAATTTAAACGGTAACTTTTGCTCAGTAAAAGAAAATTTTAAAATTATGTCTAATGGTAAATTAAATTATAGAAATCATGTAGTAGGCCCTATAAAGCTATCTAGAGCACGTGAATATTATATTCAAAACTTATTTGTAGAAGAAGCTATGGATATTGTAGTAAACAACTTAAATATTGATTTGGAACAATTTTACTCTAAAGGAAGAGGGATTGTTGATGTAATAAATTTTCTTTATGCAGGAGAATCTGATCACCGAGGCGAACTTTGGTCACATAACTCAAATATAAATTTGGAGTATAATGGGATGAAAACTCATTTTTATTTATTAACTGGTCTTGGCTCATCAGCACAAGATTTAAGGATTGGAACATTCTGTCATGAAACTGGTCATTTGCTTTGTCGTTTTTGTGATTTATATGATTATGGGAAAAGAGATGGTGATTTCCAAAAGAGCCAGGGGATAGGACTGTACTGTCTAATGGGTTCCGGCAACCATCTAAATGATGGCTTAACTCCATCTTCTGTATGTGCATACCTAAGAGATTTAGTGGGATGGTGTGAAAACAAAGTTATCCTAACAGAAGGCATATATACTGCAAAGCATGGTGATTATAATACTGTAATGAGATACAATACTGATACAGACAATGAATATTTCCTTATTGAAAATCGTACAAATTTAGGGCTAGATCGATATCTTCCTTCGAGTGGACTTGCTATTTATCATTGTGATATACACGGTTCAAATGAATATCAATCTGGTACAGCATTTCAGCACTATCAGTGTGCTGTGGTACAGGCTGATGGGAATTTAGATTTAGAACGTAATCGAAACAGAGGAGATGCTGGTGATTTATTTAAAGCTGTTACAGGAATTGCCTTCTCTTTTAATACAAACCCATCTAGTAAACAGTGGGATGGAAAAGATTCAGGATTTGTTATTTCAGACATTACTGAACCAAGTGAAAGCATAGAATTCAAGGTATTGTCGTAATTTTAAGAATTAATTAGGAACAGATTTCTAATATAAACGAATTCCTAAAATATAGGGAAATTTTTTTAGATATATTTCGAATTATGGAACAGAACAAGCCACTTTCTTTATAGAAGTGGCTTGTTATATTACATTCGATTTTGAACCCATTATGTTAATCAAGGAATCAGATACAGTATTTTGTTACAGCTAATTCAACAGTTAAGACATTTATATTTTCAAATAGAAAACGTAACAAAAACGTTCGTTTTTGTTACTATCGAATACAAAAAACTATAAAAATGAGATTATAAAATGGATTTTTCTCCAGTGGCTCGAAAAGTAAAGAATCATTGCCGTACCCCATCGCCATCAAGCTAAGAAAAACATAATACAGAAATATGTAAAATTTTCTTTGTAACACTTCAAGAAAAAGAGATATATAGAAAAAAGGGCATGCTAAATAACCCTTACGGGTTAAGTTTTTTAAAACTATTTCATTTTTATTTTGATAGATGTTGTACGTATGCAATACCTAAGATATCAAACACAGCTTTCTTTCGATATCGATGTGACTTCTGTCCATTTTTATCAAGTAGATGAAACAAGCGAAGAAAACTTTTTGCTAACTGATTCGATTGATCTTGCATTTGTTGATATAGTACTCGAAAGTAATCATGAATCATATACATGGCCTTCCATTCACTCAGTTCTTTTTGTTTTTTAACCAGTAGTAATTGTCGCATCTGGAACATCACTGTAGAAGATAATAAGAGCGCAATTAATTTCCCGTAGATATGACACTCTAACCGTTCCTTTTTTATATTTGTATTGTGATGAATACGAAAGATCGATTTCCACGTTTTAAAAATGATTTCGATTTGCCAACGAAGGGAGTAGAACTCATGAATCGTTTCTTGTGAAACATATTCCGATGGAATATTGGTCACATACAAATTGATTTCTTGCAATTTTTTAATTCGATCGCTAAAAGTTATCTTTATCTTTTTTCTTTATATGCACGATCTTTTCTACGTTGTGTTTCTTGATCAGGAGTTAGCCTGTAAATCACAGCGCGTGCTGGAAGTCCATAATCACGACCAATGTAAACCACAGGAATTTCAAAGTATTCACCTGGCTGTATATCTTGTTCCATTCTTATTGTTTAAATATATCTTAAATTTTTTATTATATAGTTCTTCTTTAAGGATTGTGGTTACCTTGATTAAATCTTCAATTAAACGGGAATTATTTTCAAATTCATTACTACTGGTATTAATAACTAAAGTCACCTTATATCCTCGACAGTACCTAGTATTATGTCACCTTCAAAGATGGCAAGACCCTCAGTGACCGAGTATTTTACTTCTCTACGACTTGATGGGAAATTGAAAAATCCTGTCCGTATTTCTTCACTATCTTGATTGATTTCACACAGATCACTACTCTGATCTTTCAACGGCAAATACTCCTGTCGATTTTTTAATGAACTGCTAAACCTGAATTTTTAGAGCATTTACTAGAACTACCCATTAATTATGTAAATAAATTAAACATTTCGAATAATCGTATAAATATAGTGAGGTCATTTGATTTTGA
Proteins encoded in this region:
- a CDS encoding M6 family metalloprotease domain-containing protein; this translates as MSSTSITSNEVDDMLNGENYNLNGNFCSVKENFKIMSNGKLNYRNHVVGPIKLSRAREYYIQNLFVEEAMDIVVNNLNIDLEQFYSKGRGIVDVINFLYAGESDHRGELWSHNSNINLEYNGMKTHFYLLTGLGSSAQDLRIGTFCHETGHLLCRFCDLYDYGKRDGDFQKSQGIGLYCLMGSGNHLNDGLTPSSVCAYLRDLVGWCENKVILTEGIYTAKHGDYNTVMRYNTDTDNEYFLIENRTNLGLDRYLPSSGLAIYHCDIHGSNEYQSGTAFQHYQCAVVQADGNLDLERNRNRGDAGDLFKAVTGIAFSFNTNPSSKQWDGKDSGFVISDITEPSESIEFKVLS